The following are from one region of the Streptomyces tuirus genome:
- a CDS encoding SURF1 family protein gives MYRFLLTPRWWGINVFVLLSIPFCVFMGSWQLGRFEDRVQDHRTATEQVSKARHETPRPLKDMLPVDKATSGKPVTASGTYGEQLLVPGRKLDGRQGFYVLTLLRTGSGEALPVVRGWLPGSADAAKAPAPPAGEVTVTGALQASETPGDNGVSAQGGLPAGQTAAISAASLVNLVPYDVYDAWVTLAKGDSGMKAVPAAAPPDSGLDLKAFQNLGYTAEWFAFVGFVIFMWFRLLRREAESVRDAELGLVTDEQPVTVDAAVR, from the coding sequence GTGTACCGGTTTCTGCTGACGCCCCGATGGTGGGGGATCAACGTCTTCGTGCTGTTGTCCATCCCCTTCTGCGTCTTCATGGGGTCCTGGCAGCTGGGCCGGTTCGAGGACCGTGTGCAGGATCACCGGACCGCGACCGAGCAGGTGTCAAAGGCCCGGCACGAGACGCCCCGGCCGCTGAAGGACATGCTGCCGGTGGACAAGGCGACGTCCGGGAAGCCGGTCACCGCGAGCGGCACGTACGGTGAGCAGCTGCTGGTGCCCGGGCGGAAGCTCGACGGCAGGCAGGGCTTCTACGTGCTCACGCTGCTGCGGACCGGCTCGGGCGAGGCGCTGCCGGTGGTGCGGGGATGGCTGCCCGGTTCCGCCGACGCGGCGAAGGCTCCCGCTCCCCCGGCCGGTGAGGTCACCGTCACCGGTGCGCTGCAGGCCTCGGAGACGCCCGGGGACAACGGGGTCAGCGCGCAGGGCGGGCTGCCGGCCGGGCAGACCGCGGCGATCAGCGCGGCGTCGTTGGTGAACCTGGTGCCGTACGACGTGTACGACGCGTGGGTCACGCTGGCGAAGGGCGACTCGGGCATGAAGGCCGTGCCGGCCGCCGCGCCGCCGGACTCGGGGCTGGACCTGAAGGCCTTCCAGAACCTGGGTTACACCGCCGAGTGGTTCGCCTTCGTGGGGTTCGTGATCTTCATGTGGTTCCGGCTGCTGCGGCGCGAGGCGGAGTCCGTACGTGACGCGGAGCTGGGGCTGGTGACGGACGAGCAGCCCGTCACCGTGGACGCCGCGGTGAGG
- a CDS encoding S9 family peptidase, whose translation MTESNGSDARDQRDQHEQAVQAGRQERMPDWEKRFRAPRVSLPDWAEDAPDHSLFVSNATGTYELYAWDRSTGEQRQVTDRPNGTTDGVLSPDGAWIWWFDDKDGDEFGVWRRQPFTGGADEPAAAGLDASYPAGLALGRDGRTAVVGRSTDEDGTTIHLVRTGEDPVEIYRHRESAGVGDLSHDGSLIAIEHTEHGDAMHSALRVLRPDGTAVADLDDTEGGTRELGLEVLGFAPVDGDTRLLIGHQRRGRWEPLVWDVATGEETDLALELPGDVSAEWYPDGSGLLIAHSFEARSELFRYDLAGRALSEIPTPKGTVSGATARPDGSVEFLWSSSAEPSAVRSTTGGVVLDPPGMKSPGSVPVEDVWVEGPGGRIHALVQKPQAVSGPLPTVFEIHGGPTWHDSDSFAAGPAAWVDHGYAVIRVNYRGSTGYGRAWTDALKHRVGLIELEDIAAVREWAVTSGLADPDRLILTGGSWGGYLTLLGLGVQPDAWTLGIAAVPVADYVTAYHDEMEALKAMDRTLLGGTPEEVPDRFEASSPLTYVDQVKAPVYISAGVNDPRCPIRQIENYVKRLETRGAVHEVYRYDAGHGSLVVDERIKQVRLELEFAERHLRGRGSAQ comes from the coding sequence ATGACTGAGAGCAACGGGTCCGACGCGCGCGATCAGCGGGACCAGCACGAGCAAGCGGTACAGGCGGGACGGCAGGAGCGGATGCCGGACTGGGAGAAGCGCTTTCGGGCGCCCCGGGTGTCCCTGCCCGACTGGGCGGAGGACGCGCCGGACCACTCCCTGTTCGTCTCGAACGCGACCGGGACGTACGAGCTGTACGCCTGGGACCGGTCGACGGGCGAGCAGCGCCAGGTGACGGACCGGCCGAACGGCACGACGGACGGCGTGCTGTCCCCCGACGGCGCGTGGATCTGGTGGTTCGACGACAAGGACGGCGACGAGTTCGGCGTGTGGCGCCGCCAGCCCTTCACCGGGGGCGCGGACGAACCGGCCGCCGCGGGCCTGGACGCCTCCTACCCGGCCGGCCTCGCCCTCGGCCGTGACGGGCGGACGGCGGTCGTGGGCCGTTCCACGGACGAGGACGGCACGACCATCCACCTCGTGCGCACCGGCGAGGACCCGGTGGAGATCTACCGGCACCGCGAGTCGGCCGGCGTCGGCGACCTCTCCCACGACGGCTCGCTCATCGCCATCGAGCACACCGAGCACGGTGACGCGATGCACTCGGCGCTGCGCGTCCTGCGCCCCGACGGCACGGCGGTCGCCGACCTCGACGACACCGAGGGCGGCACCCGCGAGCTGGGCCTGGAGGTCCTCGGCTTCGCGCCCGTCGACGGCGACACGCGCCTGCTCATCGGCCACCAGCGCCGGGGCCGCTGGGAGCCCCTGGTGTGGGACGTGGCCACCGGCGAGGAGACGGACCTGGCGCTGGAGCTGCCGGGCGACGTCAGCGCCGAGTGGTACCCGGACGGCAGCGGCCTGCTCATCGCGCACAGCTTCGAGGCCCGCAGCGAGCTGTTCCGCTACGACCTGGCCGGCCGCGCCCTGTCGGAGATCCCGACCCCGAAGGGCACGGTGTCCGGCGCGACGGCCCGGCCCGACGGCAGCGTGGAGTTCCTGTGGTCCTCGTCCGCCGAGCCGTCGGCGGTGCGCTCCACGACGGGCGGTGTCGTGCTCGACCCGCCCGGCATGAAGTCGCCCGGCTCGGTGCCGGTGGAGGACGTGTGGGTGGAGGGTCCGGGAGGGCGCATCCACGCCCTCGTCCAGAAGCCGCAGGCCGTGAGCGGCCCGCTCCCCACGGTCTTCGAGATCCACGGCGGCCCCACCTGGCACGACAGCGACTCCTTCGCGGCGGGTCCGGCGGCCTGGGTCGATCACGGCTACGCGGTGATCCGTGTCAACTACCGCGGTTCCACGGGCTACGGCCGCGCCTGGACGGACGCCCTGAAGCACCGTGTCGGCCTCATCGAGCTGGAGGACATCGCCGCGGTCCGCGAGTGGGCCGTCACCTCCGGCCTCGCCGACCCCGACCGCCTGATCCTCACCGGCGGATCCTGGGGCGGCTACCTCACCCTGCTCGGCCTCGGCGTCCAGCCGGACGCGTGGACGCTCGGCATCGCGGCGGTGCCCGTCGCCGACTACGTCACGGCGTACCACGACGAGATGGAAGCGCTGAAGGCGATGGACCGCACGCTCCTCGGCGGCACGCCGGAGGAGGTGCCCGACCGCTTCGAGGCGTCCTCCCCTCTCACCTACGTGGACCAGGTCAAGGCCCCGGTCTACATCTCGGCCGGAGTCAACGACCCCCGCTGCCCGATCCGCCAGATCGAGAACTACGTCAAGCGCCTGGAGACGAGAGGCGCGGTGCACGAGGTGTACCGGTACGACGCCGGTCACGGCTCCTTGGTGGTGGACGAACGCATCAAGCAGGTCCGGTTGGAGCTGGAGTTCGCGGAGCGGCACCTGAGGGGGCGGGGGAGCGCCCAGTAG
- a CDS encoding potassium channel family protein, with protein sequence MIVCGDDGLAHRLAAELRGVYAEQVTLVVPPSGRRVRRPVVGRARAASAALLDRVVNAAVNRTGPSGEPASNEQVVEAPEITESVLAEVGADRAAALALVYDDDETNIRAALTARRLNPRIRLVLRLYNRRLGQHIEELLDQTAAVAFGDGQGAGLDASTTVLSDADTAAPALAATALVGTSKVVQTEGLVLRAVERQPPRPGEVADPGLCTLALLSATSNDPAGADGSEGSGEHGPHLLPDEAAVAAATGRGTVVLEQVSYSGPSLPAGRGGVPPFASLFSRRLRWSLAGLVACVLALAVGLMIVTGEDPLYATYVTLLDLFGINDPAFHESTARQVLQLLSGLVGLLLLPVLLAAVLEALGTFRSASALRKPPRGLGGHVVLLGLGKIGTRVLTRLRELHIPVVCVESDPDARGMATARRLRVPVVLGDVTQEGVLEAAKIHRAHALLALTSADTTNLEASLYARSVRPDLRVVLRLYDDDFATAVYRTMRAAHPFALTRSRSVSHLAAPAFAGAMMGRQILGAIPVERRVLLFAEVEVAGHPQLEGRTVGEAFRAGAWRVLALNTSPPGRRRGEGESGEEDSTPASGLVWDLPPTYVLGAGDRVVLAATRRGLAELLGRRRRERSGA encoded by the coding sequence ATGATCGTGTGCGGTGACGACGGGCTCGCGCACCGGCTGGCCGCCGAACTCCGAGGTGTCTACGCCGAGCAGGTCACGCTCGTCGTGCCGCCCTCCGGGAGGCGGGTGCGCCGGCCCGTGGTCGGACGGGCCCGGGCCGCTTCGGCGGCACTGCTCGACCGGGTCGTGAACGCGGCCGTCAACCGGACCGGCCCGAGCGGCGAACCGGCCTCGAACGAACAGGTCGTGGAGGCTCCGGAGATCACCGAGTCCGTCCTCGCCGAGGTGGGCGCCGACCGGGCGGCGGCCCTGGCGCTCGTCTACGACGACGACGAGACCAACATCCGGGCCGCCCTCACCGCTCGCCGGCTCAACCCCCGTATCCGTCTCGTACTCCGGCTCTACAACCGGCGGTTGGGGCAGCACATCGAGGAACTGCTGGACCAGACCGCCGCCGTGGCCTTTGGGGACGGGCAGGGCGCGGGCCTCGACGCGTCGACGACGGTGCTGTCCGACGCCGACACGGCCGCGCCCGCGCTGGCCGCCACCGCCCTCGTGGGCACCAGCAAGGTCGTCCAGACGGAAGGGCTCGTGCTGCGTGCGGTGGAACGGCAGCCGCCGCGGCCGGGCGAGGTGGCCGACCCGGGGCTGTGCACCCTGGCGCTGCTGTCCGCGACGAGCAACGACCCGGCCGGTGCGGACGGTTCCGAGGGGAGCGGGGAGCACGGGCCGCACCTGCTGCCGGACGAGGCGGCGGTGGCGGCGGCGACCGGGCGCGGGACCGTCGTCCTGGAGCAGGTGTCGTACTCCGGGCCGTCCCTGCCCGCCGGGCGGGGTGGTGTGCCGCCGTTCGCCTCGCTGTTCTCGCGGCGGCTGCGGTGGTCGCTGGCCGGGCTGGTGGCCTGTGTGCTGGCGCTCGCCGTGGGGCTGATGATCGTGACGGGCGAGGATCCGCTGTACGCCACGTATGTGACGCTGCTCGATCTCTTCGGCATCAACGATCCCGCCTTCCACGAGTCGACCGCCCGTCAGGTACTGCAACTGCTGTCCGGGCTGGTGGGGTTGCTGCTGCTGCCGGTGCTGCTGGCCGCGGTGCTGGAGGCACTCGGCACGTTCCGCAGCGCGTCCGCGCTGCGGAAGCCGCCGCGCGGGCTCGGCGGTCATGTGGTGCTGCTCGGGCTCGGCAAGATCGGGACGCGGGTGCTGACGCGGCTGCGGGAGCTGCACATTCCCGTGGTGTGCGTGGAGTCCGACCCGGACGCGCGCGGGATGGCCACGGCGCGGCGGCTGCGGGTGCCGGTGGTGCTCGGGGACGTCACCCAGGAAGGGGTCCTGGAGGCCGCGAAGATCCATCGCGCCCATGCGCTGCTCGCGCTGACCAGCGCGGACACGACGAATCTGGAGGCCTCCCTGTACGCCCGGTCCGTACGGCCCGACCTGCGGGTCGTGCTGCGGCTGTACGACGACGACTTCGCTACGGCCGTGTACCGCACCATGCGGGCCGCGCATCCGTTCGCCCTCACGCGCAGCCGGAGTGTGTCGCATCTGGCCGCGCCCGCGTTCGCCGGGGCCATGATGGGGCGGCAGATCCTGGGGGCGATCCCGGTGGAGCGGCGGGTGCTGCTGTTCGCGGAGGTGGAGGTGGCCGGGCATCCGCAGCTGGAGGGGCGGACGGTCGGGGAGGCGTTCCGGGCCGGGGCGTGGCGGGTGCTGGCGCTCAATACGTCACCTCCTGGGCGGCGGCGGGGTGAGGGGGAGAGCGGGGAAGAGGACAGCACGCCGGCCTCGGGACTGGTGTGGGATCTGCCTCCCACGTATGTGCTGGGTGCCGGTGACCGGGTGGTGCTGGCGGCGACGCGGCGGGGGCTGGCGGAGTTGCTGGGGCGGAGGAGGCGGGAGCGGTCGGGGGCGTAG
- a CDS encoding permease produces the protein MAITKTAPRGSAEPGDAGRGGAGPGHTAPAGGKEEDARHLNSPLLLTLLLLTAVMFQDPIRGALAAPVMQSWMTVFVAVMVQALPFLVLGVLLSAAIAVFVPPSFFARALPKHPALAVPVAGAAGAVLPGCECASVPVAGALVRRGVTPAAALAFLLSAPAINPIVLTATAVAFPGNPEMVLARFVASLLVACSMGWLWHRLGRTDWLRPPARASYEGQSKGAAFWGSVRHDVTHAGGFLVVGAMAAATLKAVVPADWLGVAAGHPVLSVLFLAALAVLLSICSEADAFVAASLTQFSLTARLTFLVVGPMIDLKLFAMQAGTFGRAFALRFAPATFALAVVVAALTGTVLL, from the coding sequence GTGGCCATCACGAAGACCGCCCCGCGGGGCAGCGCCGAGCCCGGGGATGCCGGGCGCGGGGGCGCCGGGCCCGGGCACACCGCGCCGGCCGGCGGCAAGGAAGAGGACGCCCGGCACCTCAACTCCCCTCTCCTCCTGACCCTTCTGCTGCTGACGGCGGTGATGTTCCAGGACCCGATCCGCGGGGCCCTGGCCGCACCGGTGATGCAGAGCTGGATGACGGTGTTCGTCGCGGTCATGGTCCAGGCACTGCCGTTCCTGGTGCTCGGTGTGCTGCTGTCGGCGGCGATCGCGGTGTTCGTGCCGCCGTCGTTCTTCGCCCGGGCCCTGCCGAAGCACCCGGCGCTGGCGGTCCCGGTCGCGGGCGCGGCGGGCGCGGTACTGCCCGGCTGCGAGTGCGCCTCGGTGCCGGTGGCCGGCGCCCTGGTCCGCCGGGGTGTCACACCGGCGGCGGCCCTGGCCTTCCTCCTCTCGGCGCCCGCCATCAACCCCATCGTGCTGACGGCGACGGCCGTGGCGTTCCCCGGCAACCCCGAGATGGTCCTGGCCCGGTTCGTCGCCAGTCTGCTCGTGGCCTGCTCGATGGGCTGGCTCTGGCACCGCCTCGGTCGCACGGACTGGTTGCGTCCCCCGGCCCGCGCGTCGTACGAGGGACAGAGCAAGGGCGCGGCCTTCTGGGGCTCGGTCCGCCACGACGTGACGCACGCGGGCGGCTTCCTGGTGGTCGGCGCGATGGCCGCGGCGACCCTGAAGGCGGTGGTCCCGGCGGACTGGCTGGGCGTCGCGGCCGGCCATCCCGTGCTGTCGGTCCTGTTCCTCGCGGCCCTGGCGGTCCTGCTCTCCATCTGCTCGGAGGCGGACGCGTTCGTGGCGGCGTCCCTGACCCAGTTCTCCCTGACGGCCCGGCTGACGTTCCTGGTCGTCGGCCCGATGATCGATCTGAAGCTCTTCGCGATGCAGGCGGGCACCTTCGGCCGCGCCTTCGCGCTGCGTTTCGCCCCCGCGACCTTCGCCCTGGCCGTCGTCGTAGCGGCCCTGACCGGAACGGTCCTGCTGTGA